A region from the Beduinella massiliensis genome encodes:
- a CDS encoding DUF6179 domain-containing protein, translated as MIEAEEALLVVARLARKYAGNDSTSIPYETAGQLMEAALYCIREGERRLTASALPTQSKPTAQALYDMGLEAIRQKALFCRMKYERLQRTFQSYGVSFYEEAVTREIPFFLTHYDVLFSPHEHGIALSYPTRRPIGDLQGVHAVSVYLSYLSMEQRFLSTLSKQFVRGALHFYSAEYRDLPFNLCGVVLRSVIGHAVAQKTLRLPELNAADYREIAAFFKDRNRAQTEELLKSLILECVRAAGLGDEMAEYLLSGTEGDARELDWALRSKRLESFFKQ; from the coding sequence ATGATTGAAGCGGAGGAAGCGCTGCTGGTTGTCGCCAGGCTCGCCCGAAAGTACGCCGGAAATGACAGCACCTCAATTCCTTACGAAACCGCCGGTCAACTGATGGAAGCGGCGCTTTACTGCATACGGGAAGGCGAGCGGCGCTTAACGGCTTCGGCCCTGCCCACACAAAGTAAGCCGACCGCGCAGGCTCTGTACGACATGGGGCTGGAAGCGATTCGGCAAAAAGCGCTCTTCTGCCGAATGAAGTATGAAAGGCTGCAACGGACATTCCAATCCTACGGTGTGTCGTTCTATGAGGAGGCGGTGACGCGGGAAATACCGTTCTTCCTGACGCACTACGACGTGCTGTTTTCCCCGCACGAGCACGGCATCGCGCTGAGTTATCCGACGCGCAGGCCCATCGGAGACTTGCAGGGTGTGCACGCCGTATCTGTTTATCTCTCGTACCTATCGATGGAGCAGCGATTCCTTTCTACCCTATCGAAACAATTCGTGCGGGGAGCGCTGCACTTTTACAGCGCGGAATATCGCGACCTGCCGTTTAACCTCTGCGGCGTGGTGTTGCGCAGCGTCATCGGGCATGCCGTCGCACAAAAAACGCTGCGCCTGCCGGAGCTGAACGCAGCGGACTACCGGGAAATCGCGGCCTTTTTCAAGGATAGAAACAGGGCGCAGACCGAGGAACTGCTAAAGAGCCTGATCTTGGAGTGCGTGAGAGCGGCCGGGCTTGGAGACGAAATGGCAGAATACCTGCTATCGGGGACAGAAGGCGACGCGCGGGAGCTTGACTGGGCGCTGCGAAGCAAACGGTTGGAGAGCTTCTTCAAGCAATGA
- a CDS encoding DUF6323 family protein: MKEELFQLAIRSAEQEEIGRMLACNKKLEAYGLTLREEDAKALLANRTQSLQKHERVEFAESILPKLIFAFFDSAYLSKEEYIRTVGELLDVFYLFKNESGDRLTDDELLAFMREQFDNVCFGSVEYLAETCLDRFARAIRAGYRGYEASQGAGEYEQFSEETRWEKELYDAALRELIF; the protein is encoded by the coding sequence ATGAAGGAAGAGTTGTTCCAACTGGCGATACGAAGCGCAGAACAGGAGGAGATTGGAAGAATGCTTGCCTGCAACAAAAAATTGGAGGCATACGGCCTCACGCTGCGCGAAGAGGACGCCAAGGCGTTGCTGGCGAACCGGACACAATCCTTGCAGAAACACGAGCGGGTAGAATTCGCTGAGAGCATCCTGCCCAAGCTGATTTTTGCGTTTTTTGATTCGGCGTACCTGTCCAAGGAGGAATACATAAGGACGGTCGGGGAACTGCTGGACGTGTTTTATCTCTTTAAAAACGAGTCGGGAGACCGTCTGACGGACGACGAGCTGCTCGCATTTATGCGGGAACAGTTCGACAACGTCTGCTTTGGATCGGTAGAATATCTGGCAGAGACCTGCCTTGACCGCTTTGCGCGCGCCATTCGTGCGGGATATCGCGGATATGAGGCCAGCCAGGGGGCCGGCGAATACGAACAGTTTTCGGAGGAAACGCGCTGGGAGAAGGAGCTTTACGATGCCGCGCTGCGCGAACTGATCTTTTGA
- a CDS encoding NADH-dependent [FeFe] hydrogenase, group A6, whose protein sequence is MDLVTLTIDGVEVQVEPGTTVLEAARKAHIHIPTLCYLKGINEIGACRLCCVDTGARSLQAACVLPVSNGMKVRTNTPAVREARKMNLELILSNHERKCLTCVRSGNCELQKLCKDLGVDDETRFEGRRTDLPADDLSPSIVREANKCVLCRRCVAACAKVQKVGVIGPVNRGFETAIAPAWGKHLSEVACVNCGQCIEACPVGALHEKDDTEKVWDLLADPEVHVVVQPAPAVRAALGEEFGMPIGTCVTGKMAAALRRLGFDRVFDTDFGADLTILEEGTELLGRLKDGGVLPMITSCSPGWIKFCEHNYPEMIPNLSSCKSPHEMVGAVVKSYYAEKNDIDPRKIAVVSIMPCTAKKFEAKRPELARDGMQDVDVVLTTRELARMIKQAGIDFAKLPDEDFDDMLGESTGAGVIFGVTGGVMEAALRTVYEVVTGKTLDKVEFEDVRGFEGVKEACVKVGDMDVKVAVAHGTGNAARLMDAVKAGEKDYHFIEIMGCPGGCVTGGGQPIVCADVQVEVNVKELRARALYGEDEGKALRKSHENPSVKKLYAEFLQEPNSHKAHKLLHTTYTAREKY, encoded by the coding sequence ATGGATTTGGTTACCCTTACCATCGATGGGGTAGAGGTGCAGGTGGAGCCCGGCACGACCGTGCTGGAAGCCGCACGCAAAGCCCATATTCATATTCCAACGCTATGTTACCTGAAGGGGATTAACGAGATCGGCGCCTGCCGCCTGTGCTGCGTGGATACGGGCGCGCGTTCTTTGCAGGCCGCCTGCGTGCTGCCGGTTTCAAACGGCATGAAGGTGCGTACCAATACGCCCGCCGTGCGCGAGGCGCGCAAGATGAACCTGGAGCTGATCCTTTCCAACCACGAGCGCAAGTGCCTGACCTGTGTGCGCAGCGGCAACTGCGAGCTGCAAAAGCTGTGCAAGGATTTGGGCGTGGACGACGAGACGCGTTTTGAAGGGCGCAGAACCGACCTGCCCGCAGACGATCTTTCGCCCTCCATCGTGCGCGAGGCAAACAAGTGCGTGCTGTGCCGCCGCTGCGTCGCCGCCTGCGCCAAGGTGCAGAAGGTCGGCGTCATCGGCCCGGTCAACCGCGGCTTTGAGACGGCCATCGCACCCGCATGGGGCAAGCATTTGTCCGAAGTGGCCTGCGTGAACTGCGGCCAGTGTATCGAGGCGTGCCCCGTCGGTGCGCTGCATGAAAAGGACGACACCGAGAAGGTTTGGGATCTGCTGGCTGACCCGGAGGTACATGTGGTCGTGCAGCCCGCACCCGCCGTGCGCGCTGCGCTGGGCGAGGAATTCGGCATGCCGATCGGCACCTGTGTCACCGGCAAGATGGCGGCCGCGTTGCGCCGCCTGGGCTTTGACCGGGTGTTCGACACCGATTTCGGCGCAGACCTCACGATCTTGGAGGAGGGCACGGAGTTGCTCGGCCGCCTGAAGGACGGCGGCGTGCTGCCGATGATCACCTCCTGCTCGCCGGGCTGGATTAAGTTCTGTGAACACAACTATCCGGAGATGATTCCGAACCTTTCTTCCTGCAAGTCGCCGCATGAGATGGTCGGCGCGGTGGTCAAGAGCTATTACGCGGAAAAGAACGACATCGATCCGCGCAAGATAGCGGTCGTCTCCATCATGCCCTGCACAGCCAAGAAGTTCGAGGCAAAGCGTCCCGAGCTCGCGCGCGACGGCATGCAGGACGTGGATGTCGTGCTCACCACGCGTGAGCTGGCGCGAATGATCAAGCAGGCGGGCATCGACTTTGCAAAACTGCCCGACGAGGACTTCGACGACATGCTCGGCGAATCCACGGGCGCGGGCGTCATCTTTGGCGTGACGGGCGGCGTGATGGAAGCGGCGCTTCGCACGGTGTACGAGGTCGTCACCGGCAAGACGCTGGACAAGGTGGAGTTTGAGGACGTGCGCGGCTTTGAGGGCGTCAAGGAGGCGTGTGTGAAGGTCGGCGACATGGACGTGAAGGTCGCCGTCGCACACGGCACCGGCAATGCCGCGCGGCTGATGGACGCGGTGAAGGCGGGCGAAAAGGATTATCACTTCATCGAGATCATGGGGTGCCCGGGCGGCTGTGTTACGGGCGGCGGTCAGCCGATCGTCTGCGCGGACGTGCAGGTTGAGGTAAACGTGAAGGAACTGCGCGCCAGGGCGTTGTACGGCGAGGACGAGGGAAAGGCGCTGCGCAAGTCGCACGAGAATCCCTCCGTCAAGAAGCTGTACGCGGAGTTCCTGCAGGAACCGAACAGTCACAAAGCGCACAAGCTGCTGCATACGACCTATACCGCCCGCGAAAAATACTAA
- the nuoF gene encoding NADH-quinone oxidoreductase subunit NuoF: MDLYRAHVLICGGTGCTSSGSQELISLFEQQLKEKNLDKEIKVVRTGCFGLCAAGPVVIVYPDGTFYSRVKPENVEEIVNEHLIKGRQVQHLIYVDHTAEEAHHQSLDEIGFYKKQRRIALRNCGVIDPENIDEYIALDGYKALEKVLTEMSREAVIDEIKRSGLRGRGGGGFSTGMKWQFAYNSSGEKKYVACNADEGDPGAFMDRSVLEGDPHTIIEAMAIAAYAIGADEGYVYVRAEYPIAVQRLQIAIDQARDYGLLGDDILGTGFKFDLHIRLGAGAFVCGEETALMESIEGRRGEPRPRPPFPAVKGLFGKPTVLNNVETYANVCQIILNGADWFAAMGTERSKGTKVFALGGKIVNTGLVEIPMGTPLREIIYDIGGGIPNGKAFKAVQTGGPSGGCIPAKYLDIPIEYDSLIEIGSMMGSGGMIVMDEDNCMVDIARFFLDFTVDESCGKCTPCRIGTRRMLEILQRITRGEGQDGDIEKLEALAKNIKATALCGLGQTAPNPVLSTLKYFRDEYEAHIYEKRCPAGHCTALLNYVVTDKCRGCTLCAKVCPVGAISGEVKKQHVIDNTKCVKCGTCIEKCRFGAIIKK; encoded by the coding sequence ATGGATTTGTATCGCGCACATGTGCTGATCTGCGGCGGCACCGGCTGCACGTCTTCCGGCTCGCAGGAGCTGATCAGCCTGTTTGAGCAGCAGCTCAAGGAAAAGAACCTCGACAAGGAAATCAAGGTCGTCCGCACGGGCTGCTTTGGCCTGTGTGCCGCGGGCCCGGTGGTCATCGTCTACCCGGACGGCACGTTTTACAGCCGCGTCAAGCCGGAAAACGTGGAGGAGATCGTAAACGAGCACCTCATCAAGGGACGCCAGGTGCAGCACCTCATCTACGTGGACCACACCGCGGAAGAGGCGCATCACCAGTCGCTGGACGAGATCGGCTTTTACAAGAAGCAGCGTCGCATCGCGCTGCGCAACTGCGGCGTCATCGACCCTGAAAACATCGACGAGTACATCGCGCTGGACGGCTACAAGGCGTTGGAAAAGGTGCTGACCGAGATGAGCCGCGAGGCGGTCATCGACGAGATCAAGCGCTCCGGACTGCGCGGCAGGGGCGGCGGCGGATTCTCCACGGGCATGAAGTGGCAGTTCGCCTACAATTCATCGGGGGAGAAGAAGTACGTGGCCTGCAACGCGGACGAGGGCGACCCGGGCGCGTTCATGGACCGCAGCGTGCTGGAGGGCGACCCGCACACGATCATCGAAGCCATGGCGATCGCGGCCTATGCGATCGGTGCGGACGAGGGTTATGTCTACGTGCGCGCGGAGTACCCCATCGCCGTGCAGCGCCTGCAGATCGCCATCGACCAGGCGCGCGACTACGGCCTGCTGGGCGATGACATCCTCGGTACAGGCTTCAAGTTCGACCTGCACATCCGCCTGGGCGCGGGCGCTTTCGTCTGCGGCGAGGAAACCGCGCTGATGGAATCTATCGAAGGCCGCCGCGGCGAGCCGAGGCCGCGTCCGCCGTTCCCGGCGGTCAAGGGCCTCTTCGGCAAGCCGACCGTCCTCAACAACGTCGAAACCTACGCGAACGTCTGTCAGATCATCCTCAACGGCGCGGACTGGTTCGCCGCCATGGGCACCGAGCGCTCCAAGGGCACCAAGGTCTTCGCGTTGGGCGGCAAGATCGTCAATACGGGCCTCGTCGAGATTCCGATGGGCACGCCGCTTCGCGAGATCATCTACGACATCGGCGGCGGCATCCCGAACGGCAAGGCCTTCAAGGCGGTGCAGACGGGCGGCCCCTCCGGCGGCTGCATCCCGGCCAAGTACCTCGACATCCCGATCGAGTACGACTCGCTGATCGAGATCGGCTCGATGATGGGCTCTGGCGGCATGATCGTCATGGACGAGGACAACTGCATGGTCGACATCGCCCGCTTTTTCCTGGACTTCACGGTCGATGAATCCTGCGGAAAGTGCACGCCGTGCCGCATCGGCACGCGCCGCATGCTGGAGATTCTGCAGCGCATCACGCGCGGCGAGGGTCAGGACGGCGACATCGAAAAGCTGGAGGCGCTAGCCAAGAATATCAAGGCCACCGCGCTGTGCGGCCTGGGTCAGACCGCGCCCAACCCCGTGCTTTCCACCCTGAAATACTTCCGCGACGAATACGAGGCGCACATCTACGAAAAGCGCTGTCCTGCAGGGCACTGCACCGCGCTGCTCAATTACGTCGTCACTGACAAGTGCCGCGGCTGCACGCTTTGCGCAAAGGTCTGCCCGGTGGGCGCGATCAGCGGCGAGGTGAAGAAGCAGCACGTGATCGACAACACGAAGTGCGTCAAGTGCGGAACCTGTATCGAGAAGTGCCGCTTCGGCGCGATCATCAAGAAGTAA
- a CDS encoding (2Fe-2S) ferredoxin domain-containing protein: protein MKTIAELEAIRQRAKGQVGVRKDREGTRVVVGMATCGIAAGARPVMLAFVDEVSKRGLQHVTVSQTGCIGMCRLEPIVEVFVPDKEKVTYVHMTPEKVARVVAEHIVNGRPVDEYTIGACEGQ, encoded by the coding sequence ATGAAAACCATCGCGGAGCTTGAGGCCATTCGCCAGCGGGCGAAGGGGCAGGTTGGGGTTCGCAAGGATCGTGAAGGAACGCGCGTCGTGGTCGGCATGGCAACCTGTGGGATCGCCGCAGGCGCGCGGCCCGTCATGCTCGCCTTTGTGGATGAGGTCAGCAAGCGCGGCCTGCAGCACGTCACCGTGTCCCAGACCGGCTGCATCGGCATGTGCCGCCTGGAGCCGATCGTCGAGGTCTTCGTGCCCGACAAGGAAAAGGTGACGTACGTGCACATGACCCCCGAAAAGGTCGCCCGCGTCGTCGCAGAGCACATCGTAAACGGCCGGCCAGTGGACGAGTACACCATCGGCGCGTGCGAAGGGCAGTAA
- a CDS encoding ATP-binding protein — MRDLSLHILDLVQNSVKAGASLVQVRIRDSAGDDAVVIEIADDGCGMDADLLARVTSPFTTTRTTRRVGLGIPMFKANAEGSGGSFSIDSRVGEGTRVKGVFGRSNIDRPPMGDLQGTMLTLVLGTPEYPDYFLLYETDDTSFTFDTREVRRALDGLPLDLPEVVSWMRDYLREGFEQISGGATL; from the coding sequence ATGCGCGACCTGTCGCTACACATTCTGGATCTGGTGCAAAACAGCGTCAAGGCGGGCGCGTCGCTCGTGCAGGTGCGCATCCGCGACAGCGCAGGGGATGACGCGGTCGTGATCGAGATCGCGGACGACGGCTGCGGCATGGACGCGGACCTGCTGGCCCGGGTGACGAGCCCTTTTACCACCACGCGCACCACGCGCAGGGTGGGTCTCGGCATTCCAATGTTTAAGGCGAATGCGGAAGGGAGCGGCGGTTCCTTCTCGATCGATTCCAGGGTGGGCGAGGGTACGCGCGTAAAGGGCGTCTTCGGGCGCAGCAATATCGACCGCCCGCCGATGGGGGATCTGCAGGGAACGATGCTCACGCTCGTGCTGGGCACGCCAGAATATCCGGACTATTTCCTTTTATATGAGACGGACGATACGTCTTTTACGTTTGATACGCGGGAAGTGAGGCGCGCGCTGGACGGGCTGCCGCTCGATCTGCCGGAGGTCGTCTCATGGATGCGCGATTATTTGCGGGAAGGGTTTGAACAAATAAGCGGAGGTGCTACTCTATGA
- the nuoE gene encoding NADH-quinone oxidoreductase subunit NuoE: MADKNVAEQYEALRAVIAEHKGEQGALMPVLQSAQNIFGYVPEEVQRFIAEGLGVTLSEVYGVATFYSQFSLEPNGEHVIGVCLGTACYVKGSQKVLDRLAEELDVEVGKTTKDGKFTLNATRCLGACGLAPVMMIGDEVYGRLVPDDIPDILAKYRS; encoded by the coding sequence ATGGCGGACAAGAACGTGGCGGAACAGTACGAAGCGCTGCGCGCGGTGATAGCCGAGCACAAAGGCGAACAGGGTGCTCTGATGCCGGTTTTACAATCTGCGCAGAACATCTTTGGCTACGTGCCGGAAGAGGTTCAGCGTTTCATCGCCGAAGGGCTGGGCGTGACGCTCAGCGAGGTGTACGGCGTGGCGACCTTCTACTCCCAGTTCTCGCTCGAACCCAACGGCGAGCACGTCATCGGCGTGTGCCTGGGCACGGCCTGCTACGTGAAGGGCTCGCAGAAGGTGCTCGACCGCTTGGCCGAGGAGCTCGACGTGGAGGTTGGAAAGACCACCAAGGACGGCAAGTTTACGCTGAATGCGACCCGCTGCCTGGGCGCCTGCGGCCTCGCCCCCGTCATGATGATCGGAGACGAGGTGTACGGCCGCCTCGTGCCGGACGACATCCCGGACATTCTGGCCAAGTACAGGAGCTGA
- a CDS encoding PHP domain-containing protein, which translates to MKLKVDLHMHSCLSPCADDDMTPNNLVNMAWLNGLDAIAVSDHNTARNLPAVKAAADARGLLLLPALEVTTREEVHVLCYFQTVEQALAFDRWVYERLPDIQNVPRFFGRQVQMDADDEAVAEEKRLLISAIDAGIDEVARTAREMGGLPVPAHINRGANGLLTNLGFIPQSAGFCAVEVSRRSPVPAVDLSAFTVLYASDAHRLEDIPEDGHLLEAESRDAIAIFQSIAKRAKG; encoded by the coding sequence GTGAAGCTGAAGGTTGACCTGCACATGCATTCGTGCCTGTCGCCCTGCGCGGACGACGACATGACGCCCAACAACCTCGTCAATATGGCGTGGCTGAACGGACTGGACGCTATCGCCGTGAGCGACCACAACACGGCGCGCAACCTGCCCGCGGTGAAGGCGGCGGCCGACGCGCGCGGCCTTTTGCTGCTGCCCGCGCTGGAGGTGACGACGCGCGAGGAAGTGCACGTGCTCTGTTACTTTCAAACCGTGGAGCAAGCGCTTGCTTTTGACAGATGGGTGTACGAACGGCTGCCCGATATTCAAAATGTCCCGCGTTTCTTCGGACGGCAGGTTCAAATGGACGCGGACGACGAGGCCGTCGCGGAAGAAAAGAGACTGCTCATCTCCGCGATCGACGCAGGAATCGACGAGGTCGCCCGTACCGCGCGGGAGATGGGCGGGCTTCCCGTGCCGGCCCACATCAACCGGGGGGCAAACGGCCTTCTCACCAACTTGGGCTTCATTCCGCAGTCGGCGGGCTTCTGCGCGGTGGAGGTATCCCGCAGATCGCCGGTCCCCGCGGTTGATTTGTCCGCTTTTACGGTGCTTTACGCTTCGGACGCGCACCGGCTGGAGGACATTCCGGAGGACGGACATCTGCTGGAGGCGGAATCCAGAGATGCGATTGCTATTTTTCAATCAATCGCGAAGCGGGCAAAGGGTTAA
- a CDS encoding AraC family transcriptional regulator, with the protein MTLKELMEKTGMRLLTPEALLLREVTTGYSCDLLSWVLAHGQAGMAWITVQTHMNVIAVAMLMDMACVIIPEGIELEKATLEKAVEEEVPVFSSEKTAYELCGLMYALGVGQAERT; encoded by the coding sequence ATGACGCTGAAAGAGCTGATGGAAAAGACGGGCATGCGGCTGCTGACACCGGAGGCGTTGCTCCTGCGCGAGGTGACGACGGGCTACAGCTGTGATTTGCTCAGTTGGGTGCTCGCGCACGGTCAGGCCGGCATGGCATGGATTACGGTGCAGACGCACATGAACGTAATCGCCGTCGCCATGCTGATGGACATGGCGTGCGTCATCATCCCGGAGGGGATCGAGCTGGAGAAGGCGACGCTGGAAAAGGCGGTCGAGGAGGAGGTGCCCGTCTTTTCATCAGAAAAGACCGCTTACGAGCTATGCGGCCTGATGTACGCGCTTGGCGTGGGACAGGCAGAGCGGACGTGA
- a CDS encoding [Fe-Fe] hydrogenase large subunit C-terminal domain-containing protein, which translates to MNRAYHSVRLEKERCKGCTTCLKRCPTEAIRVRDGRAHIIDEMCIDCGECIRVCPYHAKVAMTDSFASINRFHYKIALPAPALYGQFKNLSSINRALTSLKLMGFDAVFEVARGADVVSRALIEKLKKPDTPKPLISAACPAIVRLIQVRFPDLLDHVVDVRQPMEVAALMAKREFCQEHGVQAEEVGCFFITPCPAKMTAIRSPIGHEKSAMDGAISIMEIYGLLSSQMRKSSMQEETLSAATPYGVGWANSGGEAAAIHSENSMAVDGIENVIRVLEEIENNRLNDLDFFEGQACTGGCVGGPLTFENGYVAKNTIRKLTERMEHARPEKSVDVSTLNKYPIYNTLPILPSSSMKLDDNIVEAMRKMEKIEQITKELPGYDCGSCGSPTCRTLAEDIANGYAGEMDCIYRLKSRLQVMAQQMVELSERTRK; encoded by the coding sequence ATGAACAGAGCGTATCATTCAGTCAGGCTGGAAAAGGAACGGTGCAAGGGCTGCACCACCTGCCTGAAACGCTGCCCGACGGAGGCGATTCGCGTCCGCGACGGGCGCGCGCACATCATCGACGAGATGTGTATCGACTGCGGGGAATGCATCCGCGTGTGCCCTTACCACGCGAAGGTCGCGATGACGGACTCCTTCGCCTCGATCAACCGGTTTCACTACAAGATCGCGCTGCCCGCGCCCGCGCTCTACGGGCAGTTCAAGAATTTGAGCAGCATCAACAGGGCGCTCACCAGCCTCAAGCTGATGGGGTTTGACGCGGTGTTCGAGGTTGCGCGCGGCGCGGACGTGGTTTCACGGGCGCTGATTGAAAAGCTGAAGAAGCCCGACACGCCCAAACCGCTCATCTCCGCCGCCTGCCCGGCGATCGTGCGGCTCATTCAAGTGCGCTTCCCCGACTTGCTCGACCACGTGGTGGACGTCCGTCAGCCGATGGAGGTGGCGGCCCTGATGGCCAAGCGCGAGTTTTGCCAGGAGCACGGCGTGCAGGCGGAGGAGGTGGGTTGCTTTTTCATCACCCCCTGTCCCGCGAAGATGACGGCCATCCGTTCGCCCATCGGCCACGAAAAATCCGCGATGGATGGTGCGATCTCCATCATGGAAATTTACGGTCTTCTCTCCTCGCAGATGCGAAAGAGCAGCATGCAGGAGGAGACGCTCTCCGCGGCGACGCCCTACGGCGTGGGCTGGGCCAACAGCGGCGGCGAGGCGGCGGCTATTCACAGCGAGAACAGCATGGCGGTGGACGGCATCGAGAACGTAATCCGCGTGCTGGAGGAGATCGAGAACAACCGCTTAAACGACCTGGACTTTTTCGAGGGACAAGCCTGCACGGGCGGATGCGTGGGCGGACCGCTGACATTTGAAAACGGGTATGTCGCCAAGAATACCATTCGGAAGCTCACCGAGCGCATGGAGCACGCGCGCCCGGAAAAGTCGGTGGACGTCTCCACGCTCAACAAGTACCCAATCTACAACACCCTGCCCATCCTGCCGAGCAGCAGCATGAAGCTGGACGACAACATCGTGGAAGCGATGCGCAAGATGGAAAAGATTGAGCAGATCACCAAGGAACTGCCCGGATATGACTGCGGCTCCTGCGGGTCGCCCACCTGCCGGACGCTCGCGGAGGACATCGCAAACGGCTACGCGGGCGAGATGGACTGCATTTACCGGCTCAAGAGCCGGCTGCAGGTGATGGCCCAGCAGATGGTTGAGCTGTCGGAAAGGACGCGCAAGTGA